The genomic DNA TTGATCAGTATCGATGCAGGGACGATCATGGCGGGCGCCCGTGCCGTCGAGAAGGCACTGGTGGAGGAGATCAACAAGCAGGGTCTTTCCGGCGAGATAGCGGTACTGGAGACTGGCAGCATAGGGGCGACGGGTCAGGGGGTTGTCATCGTTGTCTATCCCGAAGGTGTTTACTATGCGAATGTGACACCCGCGGACGCGGCCGAACTTGTCGAGGAGCACCTGCTGAAGGGAAGGCCCGTCAAAAGGCTCATAATGACGGAGATGCCCAAACAGCACGTCATCAAGAAGGAAAAGACAGGCCTGCTCAGGGAGCAGCCGCGGATCGTGCTGCGCAACAGCGGTGTCATCAACCCGGAGAACATTGACGAATACATCGCCGAGGGCGGATATGAGGCCCTCGAAAGGGCCTTTACCGAACTCAAGCCTGCCGGGGTCATCAAAGAGGTCAAGGACTCGGGGCTCATGGGCAGGGGTGGTGCGGCCTTTACGACGGCCATGAAATGGGAATTTGCCTCGAGGGCACCGGGCGATGTGAAATACATCATATGCAACGCCGACGAGGGCGAGCCGGGAACGTTCAAGGACAGGCTCATCCTCGAAGGAGATCCCCACAAGCTCATCGAGGGCATGATACTCGCGGGATATGCCGTGGGCGCGACGAAGGGCTTTGTCTACATCCGCGGCGAGTACGCCCTTTCCATCGAGCGGTTGGAAAAGGCCATCACCCAGGCACGGCTCTACGGGCTTCTTGGCGACGACATACTCGAGAGCGGCTTCAGTTTTGACATTTCGGTCATGAAGGGCGCGGGTGCCTACGTCTGTGGTGAAGAGACGGCGCTTATCGAGTCCCTGGAAGGGAAGAGGGGTCATCCCCGCAACAAGCCTCCCTACCCCGTGACGGAGGGCCTCTGGGCCAAACCGACCGTTGTGAACAACGTGGAGACGCTGGCGAACGTGCCGGAGATCGTCCGCAACGGAGCCGCCTGGTACCGCGGTTACGGCACGGACAAGTGCCCGGGGACGAAGGTCTACACCATAATCGGCAACGTGGCGACGCCGGGGCTCATCGAAGCGGAGATGGGCACCACCCTGCGCGACATCATCTATGAATACGCCGGCGGCATCAAGGACGGCAAGAAATTCAAAGGCGCTCTCGTCGGCGGAGCCGCGGGTGCCTTCATGGGGCCCGAGATGCTCGACGCGAAGATGGACTTCGTGAACCTCAAGGAATACGCGGCCGTGCTGGGCTCGGGCGCCATTCTCGTCATGGACGAGGATGCCGACATCGTGGGGATGCTCCAGAGCGTCCTCCACTTCTTCAGGCATGAGTCCTGCGGCCATTGCGTGCCCTGCCGCCTCGGCACGAACCAGCTCGCCGAGATAGTCGACCGCATAGCGGAAGGGAAGGGGAAGGCCGAGGACGTGGACAAGCTCGTCTCCATATCGGAGGTGATGCGCGACACGTCGTTCTGCCCACTGGGCCAGTCGCCGGTCCTGCCCATAACGAGTTCCCTGAGATTCTTCAAGGACGAGGTATACAGCAGGGTGCAGTGAGCCCGATCTGGTCCGGGCGGTCACATCAAGGAGAGATAGCATGAGCATGGTACAACTGACCATAAACAATATACCCGTGGAGGTGCCGGAAGGCACGACCATCCTGTGGGCGGCGAAGAAAGCGGGATTCACGATCCCCACGCTTTGCCATCATCCCGATCTTACGCCGGGAGGGCAGTGCGGGATCTGTGTTGTCGAGATAGAGGGCATACCGGGCCTGAAAAGGTCCTGCATGACCCCCGCGGCCGATGGTTTCAAGGTGAAGACCCACACGCCCCGGGTCATGGCCACACGCAGGCAGCTCGTCGAACTTATTCTGTCCAACCACGATACCGATTGCCTGAC from Syntrophorhabdus sp. includes the following:
- the nuoF gene encoding NADH-quinone oxidoreductase subunit NuoF, whose protein sequence is MNLVRNHVLISIDAGTIMAGARAVEKALVEEINKQGLSGEIAVLETGSIGATGQGVVIVVYPEGVYYANVTPADAAELVEEHLLKGRPVKRLIMTEMPKQHVIKKEKTGLLREQPRIVLRNSGVINPENIDEYIAEGGYEALERAFTELKPAGVIKEVKDSGLMGRGGAAFTTAMKWEFASRAPGDVKYIICNADEGEPGTFKDRLILEGDPHKLIEGMILAGYAVGATKGFVYIRGEYALSIERLEKAITQARLYGLLGDDILESGFSFDISVMKGAGAYVCGEETALIESLEGKRGHPRNKPPYPVTEGLWAKPTVVNNVETLANVPEIVRNGAAWYRGYGTDKCPGTKVYTIIGNVATPGLIEAEMGTTLRDIIYEYAGGIKDGKKFKGALVGGAAGAFMGPEMLDAKMDFVNLKEYAAVLGSGAILVMDEDADIVGMLQSVLHFFRHESCGHCVPCRLGTNQLAEIVDRIAEGKGKAEDVDKLVSISEVMRDTSFCPLGQSPVLPITSSLRFFKDEVYSRVQ